A segment of the Sanyastnella coralliicola genome:
GGATTCAACCCAATTCCAGCACCACTACTCCAGGTTCGACCAGCGTCTTTGCTGGTTTGACAAACGATTCGATCTAGCAATGAAGGGTCACTCCATCCTTTTCCGGAAGGGTCACTTAGGTGAAAGTAGTAGAACCAACCTTTTGGAGAAGCCAATAAACAAGGGTCTCCAAAGACTCCCATTTCTGAAGTTAAGCGATCTACTTGCCATGTTCTTCCGCTATCGCGGGAAAGGTATACTTTGTCAAGGATGGCTCCTCCAATAACCACTGAAGGATCATTCAAATCGATGGCAATACTCGGCTCGCACGGAGGATACCCAAATCCATCTGGTCCGTCGATTTTCACATTCTGATAAGGCGTTTGCGCCGTTCCGCCCATGGCGAAAAGAATCAGAACCAAGAAAAAGAAATGCTTCATTAGAGCTTGTTGTCCCGCATCATCTGCGCATATTCCTTAGCAAAGTAGGTCAAAATGCCGTCTGCTCCTGCTCTTCTGATTGATAGGAGCATTTCAGGCATTGCCTTCTCATAATCCAACCAACCGTTTTGAGCTGCTGCTTTCAGCATCGCGTACTCACCACTCACATTGTAAGCTGTAATGGGCAAGTCTGTCTCATTCTTCAGGAGATGAATGATGTCGAGGTAGCAGAGCGCTGGTTTCACCATTAGATAGTCAGCCCCTTCTTCCGCATCTGCATGCGCCTCGCGAAGTGCTTCGTATTTATTGGCCGGATCCATCTGGTAAGTCTTCTTGTCACCAGACTTCGGCGCGCTGTCAAGCGCATCTCGGAATGGACCGTAGTATGCACTGGCGTACTTGGCCGTGTAAGACATGATCGCAACCTCTTCAAATCCTTCATCATCCAAGGCATCGCGGATGGCCTCAACCCGACCATCCATCATGTCTGAAGGACCGATGATATCAATTCCCGCCTGTGCTTGTGCCACACTCATTTTTTCGAGAATTGGAAGTGTCTCATCATTGAGAATCTTTCCGTCTTCCACGAGTCCGTCGTGGCCATCAGAACTATATGGATCCATTGCCACATCGCTCATGATGCTTGACTCCGGGAAACGTTCTTTGACAGCGCGAATGATTCTTAGATAGAAGTTCTCATCTGCGTAGCTATAAGTAGCGGTTTTGTCTTTCAACGAATCGTCTACTGCCGGGAATAGCACAAATGAGCGCAAACCGAGCTCCATGGCTTCATCGATATCTCTCAAAAGATTGTCTTCAGAGAAACGCGAAAGCCCAGGGAGGGACGCAATTGGAATGTTCTGATCCTTGCCATCTACCACAAAGTACGGGTAGATCAAGTTATCGAGGGAGAGTGAGGTCTCGCGTACCATCCCACGAATAGCAGGGGTACGGCGATT
Coding sequences within it:
- the hemB gene encoding porphobilinogen synthase codes for the protein MLSRPRRNRRTPAIRGMVRETSLSLDNLIYPYFVVDGKDQNIPIASLPGLSRFSEDNLLRDIDEAMELGLRSFVLFPAVDDSLKDKTATYSYADENFYLRIIRAVKERFPESSIMSDVAMDPYSSDGHDGLVEDGKILNDETLPILEKMSVAQAQAGIDIIGPSDMMDGRVEAIRDALDDEGFEEVAIMSYTAKYASAYYGPFRDALDSAPKSGDKKTYQMDPANKYEALREAHADAEEGADYLMVKPALCYLDIIHLLKNETDLPITAYNVSGEYAMLKAAAQNGWLDYEKAMPEMLLSIRRAGADGILTYFAKEYAQMMRDNKL